One region of Nothobranchius furzeri strain GRZ-AD chromosome 16, NfurGRZ-RIMD1, whole genome shotgun sequence genomic DNA includes:
- the phkg2 gene encoding phosphorylase b kinase gamma catalytic chain, liver/testis isoform — protein sequence MTKDIVVGDELPDWVGAKEFYQKYDPKEVIGRGVSSVVRRCVHRHTGQELAVKIIEITAEKMTAQQLQEVKTSTLKEIQVLNMVKGHPSIITLIDSYESTTFIFLVFDLMRRGELFDYLTEKVTLSEKETRCIMRALLEAVQYLHALDIVHRDLKPENILLDDQGHIKLSDFGFSVQLQPGEKLRELCGTPGYLAPEILKCSMDEMHPGYGKEVDLWACGVILFTLLAGSPPFWHRKQMLMLRMIMEGRYQFSSPEWDDRSDTVKDLIFRLLVVDPAARLTAEQALAHSFFRKYQREDVHLFSPRKTFRVLIVSVLACIRIYSRFRRVRPLTREVLARDPYSLRGIRKLIDGCAFRIYGHWVKKGEQQNRAALFQNTAKIVLLGLEEFET from the exons ATGACCAAGGACATCGTTGTCGGAGATGAATTACCGGACTGGGTGGGAGCTAAGGAATTCTACCAGAAGTATGACCCCAAGGAGGTGATCGGCAG GGGTGTGAGCAGTGTGGTACGCAGGTGCGTGCACAGACACACAGGTCAAGAGCTGGCAGTGAAGATTATTGAGATCACAGCGGAGAAGATGACAGCCCAGCAGCTGCAGGAGGTGAAGACCTCCACCCTGAAGGAGATCCAAGTCCTCAACATGGTGAAGGGACACCCCTCCATCA TCACCCTCATTGATTCCTACGAGTCCACCACATTCATATTCCTAGTGTTTGACCT CATGAGGCGAGGAGAGCTGTTTGACTACCTCACTGAAAAAGTTACCTTGAGTGAAAAGGAGACCAG GTGTATAATGCgagcgctgctggaggctgtgcaGTACCTGCACGCTCTGGACATTGTGCACCGGGACCTGAAACCTGAGAACATTCTCTTGGATGATCAAGGTCACATCAAACTGTCTGACTTTGGCTTCTCTGTGCAGCTACAGCCTGGAGAGAAGCTCAGAG AGCTCTGTGGAACACCTGGTTATTTGGCCCCTGAGATCCTGAAATGCTCCATGGATGAAATGCATCCAGGCTATGGCAAAGAGGTTGATCT atGGGCGTGTGGAGTCATCCTCTTTACGCTGCTGGCCGGCTCACCGCCATTCTGGCACCGCAAACAGATGCTAATGCTGAGGATGATCATGGAGGGCCGCTACCAGTTCAGCTCGCCGGAGTGGGACGACCGATCTGACACAGTAAAGGACCTG ATTTTCAGGTTGCTGGTGGTCGACCCAGCTGCTCGGCTCACTGCAGAGCAAGCCTTAGCTCATTCCTTTTTCAGAAAGTACCAGAGGGAGGACGTGCACCTCTTCAGTCCCAGGAAGACATTTAGG GTTTTGATCGTAAGTGTGCTAGCCTGTATCAGGATTTACAGCCGCTTCCGCAGGGTTCGGCCACTCACCCGAGAGGTGCTGGCCAGGGATCCCTACTCACTCCGTGGCATCCGCAAGCTCATCGATGGCTGCGCTTTCCGCATCTATGGCCACTGGGTCAAGAAAGGGGAGCAGCAGAACCGCGCGGCGCTCTTCCAGAACACCGCCAAAATtgtgctgctgggcctggaggaatTTGAGACATAG
- the cfap119 gene encoding cilia- and flagella-associated protein 119 isoform X3: MEYIDQMQSIPELESALCRVLGVDLPEPRRGILLKLYVQTVLFCRKQSFRKEQTSTLLSIIKSIHEANIETPLNNLEQCLDYCNELLLCHCCHRPPFSVSFFSYQEANCILDYIHNSYLMHHELYKYFFAPQVQVDLPLTYSGMEKEESTASEKPGSSADNNNMESEAEPMISSGQQEVPTEQEESNGDDQNSQTRV, translated from the exons ATGGAATACATTGACCAAATGCAGTCTATTCCTGAGCTTGAGAG TGCTTTGTGCCGTGTGTTAGGAGTTGACCTCCCGGAGCCGAGAAGAGGGATCCTGCTGAAGCTTTATGTCCAAACTGTGCTTTTTTGCCGAAAGCAAAGCTTTAGGAAAGAGCAAACGTCTACACTTCTGTCCATCATCAAGTCCATTCATGAGGCCAACATAG AAACTCCTCTCAACAACCTAGAGCAGtgtctggactactgcaatgagcTCTTGCTCTGCCACTGTTGCCAT CGTCCTCCCTTCAGCGTCAGCTTCTTCAGCTATCAGGAGGCCAACTGCATTTTAGACTACATCCACAACAGCTACCTGATGCACCACGAACTCTACAAGTATTTCTTTGCTCCTCAG GTACAAGTTGACCTGCCTCTGACATATTCTGGGATGGAAAAGGAAGAAAGCACAGCCTCTGAGAAGCCAG GTTCTTCAGCTGATAATAACAATATGGAGTCAGAGGCAGAACCAATGATATCATCTGGACAACAGGAAGTACCCACGGAGCAAGAGGAATCCAATGGGGACGATCAGAATTCACAGACCAGAGTTTAA
- the cfap119 gene encoding cilia- and flagella-associated protein 119 isoform X1: MDSQLKVPRTLKAKLMLWSDVSYHNMEYIDQMQSIPELESALCRVLGVDLPEPRRGILLKLYVQTVLFCRKQSFRKEQTSTLLSIIKSIHEANIETPLNNLEQCLDYCNELLLCHCCHRPPFSVSFFSYQEANCILDYIHNSYLMHHELYKYFFAPQVQVDLPLTYSGMEKEESTASEKPGSSADNNNMESEAEPMISSGQQEVPTEQEESNGDDQNSQTRV; this comes from the exons ATGGACAGCCAACTCAAG GTACCACGAACCTTGAAGGCCAAATTGATGCTATG GTCAGACGTAAGCTACCACAACATGGAATACATTGACCAAATGCAGTCTATTCCTGAGCTTGAGAG TGCTTTGTGCCGTGTGTTAGGAGTTGACCTCCCGGAGCCGAGAAGAGGGATCCTGCTGAAGCTTTATGTCCAAACTGTGCTTTTTTGCCGAAAGCAAAGCTTTAGGAAAGAGCAAACGTCTACACTTCTGTCCATCATCAAGTCCATTCATGAGGCCAACATAG AAACTCCTCTCAACAACCTAGAGCAGtgtctggactactgcaatgagcTCTTGCTCTGCCACTGTTGCCAT CGTCCTCCCTTCAGCGTCAGCTTCTTCAGCTATCAGGAGGCCAACTGCATTTTAGACTACATCCACAACAGCTACCTGATGCACCACGAACTCTACAAGTATTTCTTTGCTCCTCAG GTACAAGTTGACCTGCCTCTGACATATTCTGGGATGGAAAAGGAAGAAAGCACAGCCTCTGAGAAGCCAG GTTCTTCAGCTGATAATAACAATATGGAGTCAGAGGCAGAACCAATGATATCATCTGGACAACAGGAAGTACCCACGGAGCAAGAGGAATCCAATGGGGACGATCAGAATTCACAGACCAGAGTTTAA
- the cfap119 gene encoding cilia- and flagella-associated protein 119 isoform X2, translating into MEVPRTLKAKLMLWSDVSYHNMEYIDQMQSIPELESALCRVLGVDLPEPRRGILLKLYVQTVLFCRKQSFRKEQTSTLLSIIKSIHEANIETPLNNLEQCLDYCNELLLCHCCHRPPFSVSFFSYQEANCILDYIHNSYLMHHELYKYFFAPQVQVDLPLTYSGMEKEESTASEKPGSSADNNNMESEAEPMISSGQQEVPTEQEESNGDDQNSQTRV; encoded by the exons ATGGAG GTACCACGAACCTTGAAGGCCAAATTGATGCTATG GTCAGACGTAAGCTACCACAACATGGAATACATTGACCAAATGCAGTCTATTCCTGAGCTTGAGAG TGCTTTGTGCCGTGTGTTAGGAGTTGACCTCCCGGAGCCGAGAAGAGGGATCCTGCTGAAGCTTTATGTCCAAACTGTGCTTTTTTGCCGAAAGCAAAGCTTTAGGAAAGAGCAAACGTCTACACTTCTGTCCATCATCAAGTCCATTCATGAGGCCAACATAG AAACTCCTCTCAACAACCTAGAGCAGtgtctggactactgcaatgagcTCTTGCTCTGCCACTGTTGCCAT CGTCCTCCCTTCAGCGTCAGCTTCTTCAGCTATCAGGAGGCCAACTGCATTTTAGACTACATCCACAACAGCTACCTGATGCACCACGAACTCTACAAGTATTTCTTTGCTCCTCAG GTACAAGTTGACCTGCCTCTGACATATTCTGGGATGGAAAAGGAAGAAAGCACAGCCTCTGAGAAGCCAG GTTCTTCAGCTGATAATAACAATATGGAGTCAGAGGCAGAACCAATGATATCATCTGGACAACAGGAAGTACCCACGGAGCAAGAGGAATCCAATGGGGACGATCAGAATTCACAGACCAGAGTTTAA
- the LOC107387601 gene encoding voltage-dependent T-type calcium channel subunit alpha-1H, which produces MMTFPYRPRILTTLKILQLFRVLRMMTESIMMNTVLEPLTDAVSGSITHVSAVTLIIVFFYSILGVQLFRGSLYGCEGSNLTNIRTKADCLIAGYWWSGKLYDFNSVVLGMWTLFIMFTGSWANTMYDGINSVGVDQQPVLNNKPWAAFYFVFFMWLSFFLADMFIGAAAEGQQYFLVRRREQLWSLPRIGTRRTRFTLLQMRAQAILFDPRYKTAINLSTFFSLVLMGVDMRHQTTSVGVVVILCQVIFTGFLTSEIFITLVGYGFRRFLSNKLLYGYFFITLIMGINLSLDVMQLADSMTFSPTALRVFRILRYSQALRMKMVRKFALILFKSLQWIFPLCVLLVFVLVVYANVGVDAFSTLGPCRPGDDSCSSVWISLLYSVSFVIISQLILWNMMPAFIVEAVEQNLEIRYEEQLKEDEREWDLEDQQRRVAAALAAAGSVSRSRSTSSGSSSSRYSISSSRSKSSGSWSSSGSCSRNLSSSRGSCSRRSRSSGELEQEEQQQRGAAAGEAAAAGSWSRRSSSESCSRCRRSKSRNRRTAVLLRQKR; this is translated from the exons ATGATGACGTTTCCATACAGGCCGAGAATCCTGACGACGTTAAAGATTCTCCAGCTGTTCCGGGTGCTGAG GATGATGACTGAGTCCATAATGATGAACACGGTGTTAGAGCCCCTGACAGATGCTGTTTCTGGCTCCATCACACATGTGAGTGCTGTGACACTCATCATCGTGTTTTTCTACAGCATCCTGGGTGTTCAG CTGTTTAGAGGGTCCTTATACGGCTGTGAAGGAAGCAATTTGACTAACATCAGGACCAAGGCCGACTGCCTGATCGCTGGCTATTGGTGGAGCGGTAAGCTGTATGACTTCAACAGCGTGGTGCTT GGAATGTGGACTTTGTTCATCATGTTCACCGGGAGCTGGGCAAATACCATGTACGACGGCATAAATTCTGTCGGAGTTGATCAACAG CCGGTGCTGAACAACAAGCCCTGGGCAGCCTTCTACTTTGTCTTCTTCATGTGGCTGAGCTTCTTTCTGGCGGACATGTTCATCGGAGCGGCTGCAGAGGGTCAGCAGTACTTCCTGGTTCGTCGGAGGGAGCAGCTGTGGTCCCTGCCCAGAATCG GGACACGCCGGACGAGGTTCACGCTGCTGCAGATGAGGGCACAAGCAATTCTGTTTGACCCTCGCTACAAAACTGCGATAAACCTGTCCACCTTCTTCAGCTTGGTGCTGATGGGTGTGGATATGAGGCATCAGACCAcg TCTGTCGGCGTCGTGGTGATCCTCTGCCAGGTCATCTTCACCGGCTTCCTGACCAGTGAGATTTTCATCACACTGGTTGGGTATGGCTTCAGGAGATTCCTGTCCAACAA GTTGCTCTATGGTTATTTTTTCATCACATTGATCATGGGCATCAACCTGTCCTTGGACGTGATGCAGCTGGCGGACTCGATGACCTTCAGCCCAACAGCCTTGAGGGTTTTTCGGATCCTCCGCTACTCACAAG CTCTGAGGATGAAGATGGTGAGGAAGTTTGCTCTGATCCTCTTTAAGAGCCTGCAATGG ATCTTCCCCCTCTGTGTCTTGCTGGTGTTCGTCCTCGTGGTGTACGCCAATGTTGGGGTGGATGCGTTCAGCACTTTGG GACCATGCAGACCCGGAGACGACTCGTGCTCTTCCGTTTGGATCTCATTGCTTTATTCGGTTTCGTTTGTCATCATCTCCCAGCTCATCCTCTGGAACATGATGCCAGCATTCATCGTAGAGGCCGTGGAGCAGAACTTGGAG ATAAGATACGAAGAACAGCTGAAGGAGGATGAGCGGGAGTGGGATCTGGAGGACCAGCAGAGGAGAGTTGCAGCAGCATTAGCAGCAGCAGGGTCCGTGAGCAGGAGCAGAAGTACCAGCAgtgggagcagcagcagcagatacagtattagcagcagcaggagcaaaAGTAGCGGCAGCTGGAGCAGCAGCGGGAGCTGCAGCAGGAACTTGAGTAGTAGCAGAGGGAGCTGCAGCAGGAGAAGCCGCAGCAGCGGGGAGCTggagcaggaggagcagcagcagcggggagctgcagcaggagaagcagcagcagcggggagctggagcaggaggagcagcagcgagaGCTGCAGCAGGTGCAGGAGGAGCAAGAGTCGGAATAGACGGACAGCAGTACTCCTCCGACAAAAACGTTGA
- the LOC129166550 gene encoding G2/M phase-specific E3 ubiquitin-protein ligase: MGARLALSRKSFQPHWRIDVKFMDDVGKAEGAVDSGGPKREFFTLVLDYLHGSELFVGPENSKFISYCSSAMERDDYFYAAMTIAMSLVHGGPAPRFFSRTLFHALTESPEMTTVTIDEVPDLKLREDLQKVCSGEVPENLEDTIDLAGSRRNLATPENAQKMALDTAHWYIFGRTRSAFERFKDGLKTLGVYSAMMENKEFFLKIMCHHDNRITAKNIKNAFRPVLHTPGSNKRSTENLILCLWENFILEAEDEDSDVSLEMILFFSTGLKSFPPLDLRSSPTLCFLHDPEECGEFSKYPKANTCTNRLYLPIVHTTYQEFKSHMVFGIGASEGFGLS, encoded by the exons ATGGGTGCAAGACTGGCTCTTAGCCGGAAGTCATTTCAACCTCATTGGCGCATCGATGTCAAGTTCATGGACGATGTTGGAAAAGCTGAAGGAGCAGTTGATTCAGGGGGACCAAAGCGGGAGTTCTTCACCCTTGTTTTGGATTATTTGCATGGTAGTGAGCTGTTTGTAGGACCAGAAAACAGCAAATTCATATCTTACTGCAGTTCAG CTATGGAAAGAGATGACTACTTCTACGCCGCAATGACCATTGCAATGTCTCTAGTCCATGGAGGACCTGCTCCCCGGTTCTTCTCCAGAACTCTATTCCATGCACTCACAGAGTCACCAGAGATGACAACGGTGACCATTGACGAAGTTCCAGATTTGAAATTGAGAGAAGATCTACAGAAG GTTTGTTCTGGTGAAGTTCCTGAGAACCTTGAAGACACCATTGACTTGGCAGGGTCACGACGCAACTTGGCAACACCTGAAAATGCACAAAAAATGGCTCTGGACACTGCACACTGGTACATCTTTGGCAGAACACGGTCTGCATTTGAGAG GTTCAAAGATGGCTTAAAGACCCTGGGTGTTTATTCTGCCATGATGGAAAACAAGGAGTTCTTCTTGAAGATCATGTGTCATCACGACAACCGAATAACAGCCAAAAACATCAAAAATGCATTCAGACCTGTGCTACACACCCCTGGGTCCAACAAGCGTTCCACTGAGAACTTGATACTCTGTCTGTGGGAAAACTTCATCTTGGAAGCAGAGG ATGAAGATTCAGATGTCTCGTTGGAGATGATCCTGTTTTTCTCCACTGGCTTGAAATCCTTTCCTCCACTTGACCTAAGGTCCAGTCCAACTCTGTGCTTTCTACATGATCCTGAGGAATGTGGGGAGTTTTCCAAATACCCAAAAGCTAACACATGCACAAACCGGCTGTATCTCCCCATAGTCCACACAACATACCAAGAATTCAAAAGCCACATGGTTTTTGGGATTGGTGCAAGTGAAGGGTTTGGACTATCATAG